The proteins below are encoded in one region of Leptotrichia sp. oral taxon 218:
- a CDS encoding MarR family transcriptional regulator — MKSNSGFYISRIKQVNTRLLNKFLAQKNITAFNGEQGRILHVLWENDRISNRELSKKSGLAMSSLTTMLERMEEKKLLIRKFCPTDKRKSLIFLTDYAKSLKSEYDEISDKMTEISFEGISNEERLAFEAILEKVLYNFEKAEQEFNKK; from the coding sequence ATGAAATCAAACTCTGGATTTTATATAAGCAGAATAAAACAAGTAAATACTAGACTTTTGAATAAATTTTTAGCACAAAAAAATATAACAGCATTTAATGGGGAGCAAGGTCGAATTTTGCATGTGCTTTGGGAAAATGATAGGATTAGTAATAGAGAATTGTCGAAAAAATCTGGTCTTGCTATGAGTTCACTTACAACGATGCTTGAACGGATGGAAGAAAAAAAATTATTGATACGAAAATTTTGTCCGACTGATAAACGGAAAAGTTTAATTTTTTTAACGGATTATGCTAAATCTTTGAAAAGTGAATATGATGAAATTTCTGACAAAATGACTGAAATCTCTTTTGAAGGAATTTCAAATGAGGAGAGATTGGCTTTTGAGGCGATTTTAGAAAAAGTTTTGTATAATTTTGAAAAAGCTGAACAGGAATTTAATAAAAAATAA
- a CDS encoding HAD family hydrolase, with the protein MFKAVVSDLDGTLLNAEHKVSEFTRETVELLLKKGIKFYIATGRNYLGAKEAMDELGVKVPLITSHGSVAFDENGNEIFSNNLKREYLDKVLDIDYKSFGKDIIITGYSGPNWFVTEDLREYFYNKKPDRTRYPKQITPEEFKKHNFTKIFFLGEDHDELLELENEIRKAVGDGNISLLFANEGSLEVFSANCNKAKAAEVLLERDGLTLKDAVSFGDGLNDYELITETGLGFAMGNSIYLLLEKLTDTEVIESNAEDGMAKKLRELFNL; encoded by the coding sequence ATGTTTAAAGCTGTTGTAAGTGATTTGGACGGTACACTTTTGAATGCAGAGCATAAAGTGAGTGAATTTACTAGGGAAACAGTAGAATTATTATTGAAAAAAGGGATAAAGTTTTATATTGCGACTGGAAGAAATTATTTAGGAGCAAAAGAAGCGATGGATGAGCTTGGAGTGAAAGTTCCACTTATTACTTCACACGGATCTGTTGCTTTTGATGAAAATGGGAATGAAATTTTTTCAAATAACTTGAAGCGAGAATATTTGGATAAAGTCTTGGATATTGATTACAAGTCGTTTGGGAAAGATATAATTATAACTGGATATTCTGGACCAAATTGGTTTGTTACTGAAGATTTGCGAGAATATTTTTACAATAAAAAGCCTGATAGAACTAGATATCCAAAACAAATTACTCCTGAAGAGTTTAAAAAGCATAATTTTACAAAAATATTTTTTCTTGGAGAAGATCATGATGAACTGCTGGAACTTGAAAATGAAATAAGAAAAGCGGTTGGAGATGGAAATATAAGTCTTTTATTTGCAAACGAAGGAAGTTTGGAAGTGTTTTCGGCAAACTGCAATAAGGCAAAAGCGGCTGAAGTGCTGCTTGAAAGAGACGGACTTACATTAAAAGATGCAGTTTCATTTGGTGACGGATTGAATGACTATGAATTGATAACAGAAACTGGTCTTGGATTTGCGATGGGAAATTCAATTTATTTGCTGCTTGAAAAATTAACAGACACGGAAGTTATTGAAAGTAATGCTGAAGATGGAATGGCAAAAAAATTAAGAGAATTATTTAATCTATAG
- a CDS encoding zinc-binding alcohol dehydrogenase family protein: MKRKFMKAMVLEKPCSAEEMKIKNVPIPEVKKDWILVKIKAFGINRAEIFTRQGDSPSVKLPRVIGIECVGIVEEPSNSDFKKGDKVFSMMNGMGREFDGSYAEYILIPKNQVYRLPNEKSFFKNIDNIELKNKEQLKEKFSENLEITEKNIFWSEIAAYPELYYTAYGSLFKSLKLKEGETLLVRGGTGSVALAAIQLAKAINVRVIATSRSASKEQFLKGKGADEVIVGNENFDENLKKLFPDGVDKVLELIGRPTLKSSLKSVKQGGIVCMTGCLGGWIIEDFEPLVDIISESYLTSFDSTNVNKDTVNEMFDFLEKHSIRPKISKVFTLDEIAKAHEFLEGNMANGKVVVVVD, translated from the coding sequence ATGAAAAGAAAATTTATGAAAGCAATGGTGCTTGAAAAACCGTGTAGTGCTGAAGAAATGAAAATAAAAAATGTTCCAATTCCAGAAGTGAAAAAAGATTGGATTCTTGTGAAAATAAAAGCATTTGGAATAAATAGAGCTGAAATTTTTACTCGTCAAGGAGATTCGCCATCGGTAAAACTTCCAAGAGTAATTGGGATCGAATGTGTCGGCATTGTGGAAGAGCCGTCTAACAGCGATTTTAAAAAAGGTGACAAAGTTTTTTCGATGATGAATGGCATGGGAAGAGAATTTGACGGAAGTTATGCAGAATATATTTTGATTCCGAAAAATCAAGTTTATAGATTGCCTAATGAAAAAAGTTTCTTCAAGAATATTGATAATATCGAGTTAAAAAATAAGGAGCAATTAAAAGAAAAATTTTCAGAAAATTTGGAAATCACAGAAAAAAATATTTTCTGGTCAGAAATTGCAGCGTATCCAGAACTTTATTATACAGCGTATGGCTCACTTTTTAAAAGTTTGAAATTAAAGGAAGGAGAAACACTTTTAGTTCGAGGTGGAACAGGGTCGGTGGCATTAGCAGCTATTCAGTTGGCAAAAGCTATCAATGTGAGAGTTATCGCTACGAGCAGAAGTGCATCTAAAGAGCAGTTTTTGAAGGGAAAAGGTGCAGATGAAGTGATTGTTGGGAATGAAAATTTTGATGAAAATTTGAAAAAATTATTCCCAGATGGCGTGGATAAAGTTTTAGAATTAATTGGAAGACCAACTTTGAAATCGTCACTAAAATCAGTAAAGCAAGGTGGAATCGTCTGTATGACAGGATGTCTTGGAGGCTGGATAATTGAAGATTTTGAGCCATTGGTTGATATTATTTCAGAGTCATATTTAACTTCATTTGATAGTACAAATGTCAATAAAGATACAGTTAATGAAATGTTTGATTTTCTTGAAAAACATTCGATTAGACCTAAAATTTCAAAAGTTTTTACATTGGATGAAATCGCAAAAGCACATGAATTTTTGGAAGGAAATATGGCGAATGGGAAAGTTGTTGTGGTTGTGGATTAA
- a CDS encoding ABC transporter permease/substrate-binding protein: MNKLILTFLEKKDELFSGIVEHIQISFIALIIALIIAIPLGIYLSYHKKLANIVIAINGVIQTIPSLAILALLIPIVGIGRKPAIIALILYALLPILHNTYTGITGVDPMYMVTSRALGMNKFQQLSKVQLPLAMPVIMTGVRTAAVLIIGTATLASLVGAGGLGKLILLGLDRNNNYLILLGAIPAALLAILFDFIFKQLEKLSIKKILIFLILITFACLFGSISSFNNTKKDKLIISGKLGSEPEILINMYKILIEENSKIGVELKPGLGKTSFVFNALKNGDIDIYPEFSGTAVFTFLNETPVNNNAEDVFNQAQKGMETKFKMVMLKPMKYNNTYAIAVSKKFADENNLKTISDLARVKDKIKAGFTREFNDREDGYLGLKKLYQFEIPNIKEFEPKLRYVAVQSGDINLVDAYSTDPELAQYNMVILKDDKHLFPPYQGSPMMREETLKKYPKLRNILEKISGKISDEEMSTMNYRVSVKGEKAEDVAREYLRNAGIIKK; the protein is encoded by the coding sequence ATGAATAAATTAATTTTGACTTTTTTAGAGAAAAAAGACGAACTTTTTAGTGGAATTGTGGAGCATATTCAAATTTCTTTTATTGCACTAATAATCGCTCTAATTATCGCCATTCCACTAGGAATTTATTTGAGCTATCATAAAAAATTAGCAAATATCGTTATTGCAATTAACGGCGTTATTCAAACTATACCATCTTTAGCAATTTTAGCACTTCTAATTCCTATTGTTGGAATTGGGAGAAAACCTGCTATAATCGCCTTAATACTTTACGCTCTGCTTCCAATTTTACATAATACTTACACTGGGATTACTGGCGTGGATCCAATGTATATGGTAACTTCAAGAGCTTTAGGAATGAATAAATTTCAACAACTTTCAAAAGTTCAGCTTCCACTGGCTATGCCTGTAATAATGACAGGAGTTAGAACGGCTGCAGTTTTAATTATTGGGACTGCCACATTGGCTTCACTTGTTGGAGCTGGAGGACTTGGAAAGTTGATTTTACTTGGCCTTGATAGGAATAATAACTATTTGATTTTGTTAGGAGCAATTCCTGCCGCTTTACTTGCGATTTTATTCGATTTCATCTTTAAGCAATTGGAAAAATTGAGTATCAAAAAAATATTAATTTTCCTAATTTTAATCACGTTTGCGTGTCTTTTTGGGTCAATTAGCAGTTTTAATAATACAAAAAAAGACAAATTGATAATTTCTGGAAAACTTGGTTCTGAGCCAGAAATATTGATAAATATGTATAAAATTTTGATTGAAGAAAATAGTAAAATTGGCGTTGAGTTAAAACCTGGACTTGGAAAAACTTCATTCGTATTCAATGCTTTGAAAAATGGCGATATTGATATTTATCCTGAATTTTCAGGAACTGCCGTTTTTACTTTCTTGAATGAAACTCCTGTGAATAATAATGCTGAAGATGTTTTTAATCAAGCACAAAAAGGAATGGAAACTAAATTTAAAATGGTTATGTTAAAACCTATGAAATATAATAATACTTATGCAATCGCTGTTAGCAAGAAGTTTGCTGATGAAAATAATTTGAAGACGATTTCTGATTTGGCGAGAGTGAAGGATAAAATAAAAGCTGGATTTACAAGAGAATTTAATGACCGTGAAGATGGATATCTTGGACTTAAAAAATTGTATCAGTTTGAAATTCCAAATATTAAAGAGTTTGAACCAAAACTTCGTTACGTTGCTGTTCAAAGTGGCGATATTAACTTGGTTGACGCATACTCTACTGATCCTGAACTTGCTCAATATAATATGGTTATTTTAAAGGATGATAAGCATTTATTTCCGCCATATCAAGGTTCTCCAATGATGCGTGAGGAAACTTTGAAAAAATATCCTAAATTGAGAAATATTTTAGAAAAAATAAGTGGAAAAATTTCAGATGAAGAAATGTCGACAATGAATTATCGTGTTTCTGTGAAAGGTGAGAAAGCGGAAGATGTTGCTAGAGAATATTTGAGAAATGCTGGGATTATAAAAAAATAA
- a CDS encoding ABC transporter ATP-binding protein has product MIEFINVGMTYPNGNVGLKNINLTIKESEITVFIGPSGSGKTTLLKMINRLEDNTTGEVKINGKNVKDYNIHKMRWDIGYALQQVALFPHMTVEENIAIVPELKKWKKEKIDARINELLNMVGLEPEKYRKRNPSELSGGEAQRVGIARALAADPKIILMDEPFSALDPITRANLQEDVKKLQKQIHKTIVFVTHDIEEAFLLGDKICIIQDGELVQSGTKHEIISNPKNDFVKKFIAFKKKEGEIYE; this is encoded by the coding sequence ATGATAGAATTTATCAATGTTGGAATGACTTATCCAAATGGGAATGTTGGATTAAAAAATATAAACTTGACTATAAAGGAGTCTGAAATTACGGTTTTTATTGGACCGTCTGGGAGCGGGAAAACTACGCTTTTGAAAATGATTAATCGGTTGGAGGATAATACGACTGGGGAAGTGAAAATTAATGGGAAAAATGTGAAGGATTATAATATTCACAAAATGCGTTGGGATATTGGATATGCTTTGCAGCAAGTGGCACTTTTTCCGCATATGACGGTTGAAGAAAATATTGCGATTGTGCCTGAATTGAAAAAATGGAAGAAAGAAAAAATTGATGCGAGAATTAATGAGTTATTAAATATGGTTGGGCTTGAGCCTGAAAAATATCGAAAGAGAAACCCTTCAGAATTATCTGGTGGAGAAGCACAAAGGGTTGGAATTGCAAGAGCTCTAGCTGCTGATCCAAAAATTATTTTGATGGACGAACCATTTAGTGCATTAGATCCCATCACTCGTGCAAATTTACAGGAAGATGTGAAAAAACTTCAAAAACAAATTCACAAAACAATTGTTTTTGTAACTCACGACATTGAGGAAGCATTTTTATTGGGGGATAAAATTTGTATTATTCAAGACGGCGAGTTAGTTCAATCTGGAACAAAACACGAAATAATATCAAATCCTAAAAATGATTTTGTGAAAAAATTTATAGCTTTTAAAAAGAAAGAAGGTGAAATTTATGAATAA